In a single window of the Procambarus clarkii isolate CNS0578487 chromosome 51, FALCON_Pclarkii_2.0, whole genome shotgun sequence genome:
- the LOC138351946 gene encoding uncharacterized protein, giving the protein MGCTINYRSQDEYGVHNKLIPGANRHKISLKTTLLPGDHSTPVNNDLVYTRRSASIAQMSRQYLRRPAAAPQTAAPAAAPQTAAPAAAPQTAAPAAAPQTAAPAAAPQAAGPAAAPQAAAPAPAHADRRPRTRPCRPPPPHPPMQTAALAPAHADRRPRTRPCRPPPSHPPMQTAAHADRRPCRPPPRRPPPRS; this is encoded by the coding sequence atggggtgcacaataaactaccgctcacaggatgagtatggggtgcacaataaactaatccCCGGCGCCAACAGGCATAAAATCTCACTAAAAACGACCCTTTTACCTGGTGACCATTCGACGCCGGTCAACAATGACCTCGTGTATACACGACGGTCTGCAAGCATTGCTCAGATGAGTCGACAATACCTCCGCCGCCCCGCAGCCGCCCCGCAGACCGCCGCCCCCGCAGCTGCCCCGCAGACCGCCGCCCCCGCAGCTGCCCCGCAGACCGCCGCCCCCGCAGCTGCCCCGCAGACCGCCGCCCCCGCAGCCGCCCCGCAGGCCGCCGGCCCCGCAGCCGCCCCGCAGGCCGCCGCCCCCGCACCCGCCCATGCAGACCGCCGCCCCCGCACCCGCCCATGCAGACCGCCGCCCCCGCACCCGCCCATGCAGACCGCCGCCCTCGCACCCGCCCATGCAGACCGCCGCCCTCGCACCCGCCCATGCAGACCGCCGCCCTCGCACCCGCCCATGCAGACCGCCGCCCATGCAGACCGCCGCCCATGCAGACCGCCACCTCGCAGACCGCCGCCCCGCAGCTGA